A single Corynebacterium resistens DSM 45100 DNA region contains:
- a CDS encoding LmeA family phospholipid-binding protein: MSNPENVPADTVATSRPDPHAVHSSAVPATTPAARSSSRPRWAKWGLRALSTIVALLIAVAFTDSLVAGRTEHLYSKALYDQSNLANPPAVFVAGSPYTAAALTHEVQAITVNAKDVDMPGWGLMSVHKSAQYVTLPWQAVFGQSFTNAPAKKVFTRLQLDGVTIGGKMHVDDLLIQNRDDISPRGGWETEAIFEGTPKGFDAPATVEMKLRVKEGDVYLTPTRVIRGPSSEAGEGVLSTVKTVDGDKLDDQLKKRIERAFTLKIPGERLPLKEKPKRVYVAGGSVFFESEQLYTTVSLQDLIPQGRRLPEEEKPGL, encoded by the coding sequence ATGTCCAACCCTGAAAATGTTCCCGCAGACACGGTCGCGACCAGCCGACCGGATCCCCACGCTGTGCATTCTTCGGCTGTGCCCGCAACAACTCCGGCGGCACGATCGAGTTCGCGCCCCCGCTGGGCGAAGTGGGGGCTACGGGCCCTCAGCACGATAGTCGCATTGCTCATAGCTGTTGCTTTTACTGACAGTTTGGTGGCGGGTCGAACAGAGCATCTGTATTCCAAAGCTCTATATGATCAGTCAAACTTGGCAAACCCGCCCGCCGTGTTCGTAGCGGGATCGCCGTACACCGCAGCAGCACTCACCCATGAGGTTCAGGCAATCACAGTGAACGCCAAAGACGTTGATATGCCGGGTTGGGGGCTGATGAGCGTGCATAAGTCCGCGCAATACGTCACTTTGCCTTGGCAGGCAGTGTTCGGGCAGTCATTCACAAATGCCCCTGCCAAGAAGGTATTCACTCGGCTGCAGTTGGACGGCGTGACCATCGGCGGAAAAATGCATGTCGATGATCTGCTGATTCAAAACCGTGACGATATTTCCCCGCGCGGTGGTTGGGAAACCGAAGCGATTTTCGAGGGCACGCCGAAAGGATTCGACGCCCCGGCTACCGTCGAAATGAAGCTTCGAGTGAAGGAAGGCGATGTTTATTTGACGCCAACCCGCGTGATTCGCGGGCCCAGCTCCGAGGCAGGGGAAGGCGTGCTAAGCACTGTGAAGACTGTGGACGGCGACAAGTTGGACGACCAGCTAAAAAAACGGATCGAACGAGCTTTCACTCTGAAAATTCCCGGTGAGCGTTTACCTTTGAAGGAAAAGCCGAAGCGTGTTTACGTCGCTGGCGGTTCCGTCTTCTTTGAGTCCGAACAGCTCTATACAACGGTGAGCTTGCAAGATTTGATCCCTCAAGGTCGCCGTCTGCCGGAGGAGGAGAAACCCGGCCTATAA
- a CDS encoding FABP family protein, with the protein MSDEANLPKESTSDENASAVNPDAGLNSSNGKVDPNQAVDRAAEAAKETAHKNVPDFEDMPIPADTANLRLGPNLHDGLLALLPLVGVWRGQGQAAHPGEEEHTFGQQIVISHDGENRLRYDSRTWRMDDDGKPTSTPDRRETGFWRINDADEIEFILTHSDGMVEIMYGKPMTERAWELESASTMVTATGPAALGPGKRLYGLMPNNDLGWVDERLIDGEMVPWLSAQLHRVVG; encoded by the coding sequence ATGAGTGATGAAGCAAACCTGCCTAAAGAATCAACCTCCGATGAAAACGCCAGCGCAGTCAATCCCGATGCTGGCCTAAATAGTTCCAATGGCAAGGTTGACCCCAACCAAGCTGTAGATCGTGCCGCGGAGGCGGCAAAGGAAACCGCGCACAAGAATGTGCCCGATTTCGAGGACATGCCCATTCCCGCCGATACCGCGAATCTGCGATTGGGCCCCAACCTTCACGACGGGTTACTCGCGCTCTTACCGTTAGTGGGCGTGTGGCGCGGACAGGGTCAGGCCGCTCATCCTGGAGAAGAAGAACACACCTTCGGTCAGCAGATTGTGATTTCCCATGATGGCGAGAATCGCTTGCGCTACGATTCACGCACTTGGCGTATGGATGACGATGGCAAGCCCACCTCTACCCCGGATCGTCGCGAGACCGGGTTTTGGAGGATCAACGATGCCGACGAAATCGAGTTCATTCTCACCCACTCCGATGGCATGGTTGAGATCATGTACGGCAAGCCTATGACCGAGCGTGCTTGGGAGCTCGAAAGTGCCTCCACGATGGTCACCGCCACCGGCCCTGCTGCATTGGGGCCAGGCAAGCGTCTATACGGTTTGATGCCAAACAACGACTTGGGGTGGGTCGACGAGCGACTCATTGATGGCGAAATGGTGCCATGGCTATCTGCCCAGCTGCACCGTGTCGTTGGCTAG
- a CDS encoding aminodeoxychorismate lyase → MAEGTQHGELAGTRPSVVVVDVLGSGSGQGNPGALEPAVVDPAVPLIYADDLAAVRGDGVFETLMLRDGQVHKLERHSQRFLNSAAMLNLPEPDIELWHRATTLAAEAFSADIGADEAALRWVYSRGRESTGRPSGWITVAPISPEVEAARAEGVDVMTAERGFRIDLSQRSPWALVGAKTLSYAANMAALRAAKVQGFSDVIFISDEGQVLEGPTSSVIAVKGNTLLTPPTDAGILPGTTQAALFQIAQQQGWATEQKSLTLKDLLDSDGVWLVSSVRAYARVKSIDGHKMEPPACAGQIEAMAWQAVTS, encoded by the coding sequence GTGGCTGAAGGAACTCAACATGGAGAGTTGGCCGGCACGCGACCTTCGGTTGTAGTCGTTGATGTTTTAGGAAGTGGCTCGGGTCAGGGGAACCCTGGCGCGCTAGAACCTGCAGTGGTTGATCCCGCGGTTCCGCTGATTTATGCAGACGATTTGGCTGCAGTTCGTGGTGATGGGGTGTTTGAGACACTTATGCTTCGGGACGGCCAAGTTCACAAACTGGAGCGTCATTCTCAAAGATTCCTAAATAGTGCGGCGATGTTGAACCTACCGGAACCCGATATCGAGCTGTGGCACCGCGCTACTACGCTGGCAGCGGAGGCCTTCAGCGCGGACATTGGAGCAGACGAAGCCGCACTGCGGTGGGTGTACTCGCGCGGTAGAGAATCTACGGGGCGGCCGAGTGGTTGGATTACTGTAGCGCCCATCAGTCCAGAAGTGGAAGCAGCCCGTGCAGAGGGCGTTGATGTAATGACAGCGGAGCGGGGGTTTCGGATTGACCTCTCGCAACGATCGCCTTGGGCGCTTGTGGGGGCTAAGACACTGAGCTATGCGGCGAACATGGCTGCGTTGCGTGCAGCCAAGGTGCAAGGATTCTCAGACGTCATTTTCATCTCCGACGAGGGGCAAGTCCTCGAGGGGCCAACGTCATCTGTGATTGCAGTCAAGGGGAATACACTGCTAACCCCTCCAACGGATGCAGGAATACTGCCCGGCACCACCCAGGCAGCCCTGTTTCAGATTGCTCAACAGCAGGGCTGGGCGACCGAGCAGAAGTCGCTGACTTTAAAGGACCTGCTTGATAGCGATGGGGTGTGGTTGGTGAGTTCAGTGCGTGCGTATGCGCGTGTGAAGAGTATTGACGGACACAAGATGGAACCGCCGGCGTGTGCCGGGCAGATTGAGGCGATGGCTTGGCAAGCGGTCACAAGTTAG
- the ygfZ gene encoding CAF17-like 4Fe-4S cluster assembly/insertion protein YgfZ, whose protein sequence is MEGVLENSVSPLVSHVPGAANVVDEKTTPTAAHYGDPLVEQQRLARSIGLVDRWDRTAILVKGEEAHTWLNDLISQKINAINTGQATYGLLLDVQGRVTHQFGIAALPDGILLDCPSRHAAGLADYLTKMIFWAKVEVEILPLAQLTLVSSRLPCIDAAGALNSPSPSEELCSVLESPKVTDHDGAPTLKPLVEAITALPGGHSWRFRSLRPIGTDDPSTAMGAIDIWVPRDNVSAAWDILSDYTKPAGHMAYDALRIAARIPEVGIDTDEKTIPHEAAFFTGPRTAQATTLGSVSDGPTAYAVHMNKGCYRGQETVSRVQNLGKPPRVLVLLHLDGSANRLPAVGSDFTAEGKTIGRVGSSAHDGDLGPIALALVKRGIVEKLASNPQSAPALQADGVDAAIDPADLVRDDAERPGRAAVNQLRSRSQR, encoded by the coding sequence ATGGAGGGCGTGTTGGAAAATTCCGTTAGCCCATTGGTTTCCCACGTCCCGGGCGCGGCCAACGTGGTCGATGAAAAGACCACGCCCACCGCAGCTCATTACGGCGACCCACTCGTCGAACAGCAGCGGCTCGCCCGCTCTATCGGATTAGTCGACCGTTGGGATCGCACCGCCATCCTCGTGAAGGGTGAAGAAGCGCACACGTGGCTGAATGACCTCATCTCTCAAAAAATAAACGCCATCAATACAGGTCAGGCCACATACGGCTTACTCCTCGATGTGCAAGGTCGTGTCACTCATCAATTCGGAATCGCTGCCCTCCCAGACGGTATCTTGCTCGATTGTCCCAGTCGCCATGCAGCTGGTTTGGCCGACTACCTCACTAAGATGATCTTCTGGGCAAAGGTCGAAGTCGAGATACTGCCACTTGCCCAACTCACCCTTGTTAGTAGCCGGCTTCCTTGCATTGACGCCGCCGGCGCCCTGAATTCGCCTTCCCCTAGCGAAGAACTGTGTTCGGTCCTCGAATCCCCCAAAGTCACTGATCACGATGGCGCCCCTACATTAAAGCCGCTTGTGGAAGCCATCACTGCACTGCCAGGTGGGCATTCATGGCGCTTCCGCAGTTTGCGCCCCATCGGAACCGATGACCCCTCCACAGCAATGGGGGCGATCGACATCTGGGTTCCGCGCGACAATGTTTCCGCAGCGTGGGACATACTCAGTGACTACACCAAACCAGCCGGCCACATGGCCTATGATGCTCTCCGCATAGCCGCCCGGATTCCCGAAGTCGGGATTGATACCGACGAGAAAACTATTCCCCACGAGGCTGCTTTCTTTACGGGACCGCGTACGGCGCAGGCGACCACGCTAGGTTCAGTTAGTGACGGCCCCACTGCGTATGCCGTGCACATGAACAAGGGCTGCTACCGTGGCCAGGAGACAGTATCCCGCGTTCAAAACCTCGGAAAACCTCCCCGGGTTCTCGTTCTCCTGCACCTCGATGGATCCGCGAACCGCTTGCCGGCTGTCGGATCGGATTTCACAGCCGAAGGAAAGACCATCGGCCGTGTCGGTAGTAGTGCCCATGACGGCGATCTCGGGCCTATTGCCTTGGCACTAGTCAAGCGCGGAATCGTGGAGAAGCTGGCGTCGAATCCGCAAAGCGCCCCGGCGCTGCAGGCAGACGGTGTTGATGCGGCAATCGATCCAGCCGACCTCGTGCGCGATGATGCCGAACGGCCCGGTAGAGCAGCAGTCAACCAACTACGGTCTAGGTCGCAAAGGTAG
- a CDS encoding DUF3073 domain-containing protein, whose translation MGRGRAKAKQAKVARQLKYNTPEMDLERLQRELSGSSSNDDDGYSSYADEWDEWNDEDDHSSSR comes from the coding sequence ATGGGTCGCGGCCGTGCCAAGGCTAAGCAAGCCAAGGTTGCTCGTCAGTTGAAGTACAACACTCCAGAGATGGATCTGGAGCGTCTGCAGAGGGAACTCTCGGGTTCATCCTCCAACGATGATGATGGCTACTCGTCGTATGCCGACGAGTGGGATGAGTGGAACGACGAGGACGATCACTCCTCCTCGCGCTAA
- the purM gene encoding phosphoribosylformylglycinamidine cyclo-ligase, which translates to MTEQQQTTGASYAAAGVDIEAGDRAVELFAPLAKKATRPEVRGGLGGFAGLFALGEYEKPLLAASSDGVGTKLAVAQAMDKHDTIGRDLVAMCVDDLVVCGAEPLFLQDYIAIGKVVPEHVASIVKGIAEGCEEAGCALLGGETAEHPGVMEPGEYDVSATSVGVVEEVKLLGPDKVRPGDVVIAMASSGLHSNGYSLARHVLLETAGLPLDGHIDELGRTLGEELLEPTRIYAKTCLDLAAECEIHTFAHITGGGLAANLARVIPEGLVAELDRATWTPNPIFQLIARVGNVERVEMEKTFNMGVGMVAVVSEEDAERALAMLTARHVEAWKLGTVSTSDEGDLSGAILGGEYPPA; encoded by the coding sequence ATGACCGAACAACAGCAGACCACCGGTGCTTCCTACGCTGCCGCCGGCGTTGATATTGAAGCAGGCGACCGCGCCGTCGAACTCTTCGCGCCTCTGGCGAAGAAGGCTACACGCCCAGAAGTGCGCGGTGGCCTTGGCGGATTTGCAGGCCTTTTCGCTCTTGGTGAGTACGAAAAACCATTGCTAGCTGCTTCTTCGGATGGAGTGGGTACCAAACTGGCGGTCGCTCAGGCGATGGACAAACACGATACGATCGGCCGCGATTTGGTGGCCATGTGTGTGGATGATCTCGTTGTGTGTGGCGCAGAGCCTTTGTTCCTGCAGGATTACATCGCTATCGGCAAGGTCGTTCCAGAGCATGTCGCCAGCATCGTCAAGGGTATCGCTGAGGGGTGCGAAGAGGCGGGCTGTGCCCTGCTCGGTGGTGAAACCGCCGAGCACCCAGGTGTGATGGAACCGGGTGAGTATGACGTTTCTGCAACTTCCGTCGGTGTGGTTGAAGAAGTGAAGCTACTGGGGCCAGACAAAGTGCGTCCGGGGGATGTCGTGATCGCTATGGCTTCTTCTGGCTTGCACTCCAATGGCTATTCGCTGGCCCGCCACGTGCTGCTGGAAACAGCGGGATTGCCGCTCGACGGTCACATCGACGAGCTCGGCCGCACACTCGGTGAGGAATTGCTGGAGCCTACTCGCATTTACGCCAAAACTTGCCTTGATCTGGCGGCTGAATGCGAGATTCACACGTTCGCTCACATCACGGGTGGCGGGTTGGCGGCGAACCTCGCGCGCGTCATTCCCGAAGGCCTTGTCGCAGAGCTTGATCGTGCTACGTGGACCCCTAACCCGATCTTCCAGCTGATCGCGCGTGTTGGCAATGTGGAGCGAGTGGAGATGGAGAAGACCTTCAACATGGGAGTTGGTATGGTCGCCGTTGTTTCCGAGGAAGACGCAGAGCGTGCTCTAGCGATGCTCACCGCTCGCCATGTTGAGGCTTGGAAACTCGGAACAGTTTCCACCAGCGATGAAGGTGATCTTTCAGGTGCAATCTTGGGTGGCGAGTACCCGCCTGCGTAG
- the purF gene encoding amidophosphoribosyltransferase: protein MSQSNGSSAPARSTACGPYDTQGETEPREECGVFGVWAPGEDVSKLSYYGLYALQHRGQEAAGIAVGNGDQIVVFKDLGLVSQVFDEQSLESLKGHIALGHTRYSTAGGASWENAQPMFRMAPNGTDIALGHNGNLVNHQELTLEAARLGLVDPKTHPSDSDVMCALLASAVRDDHGVEDAAVELFTRVRGAFCTLFTDGSALYAVRDPHGVRPLSIGRLPNGGWVIASETAALDIVGAEFQRDVEPGELIVVDEEGIRSRSISQAQPKGCVFEYVYLARPDSVIRGQVVNATRVGIGRSLAKEAPAEGDLVIPVPDSGTPAAVGYAQESGIPFGQGLMKNAYVGRTFIQPSQSIRQLGIRLKLNPLRSVIEGKKLIVVDDSIVRGNTQRALIKMLRDAGAAEVHVRIASPPVKWPCFYGIDFASPQELIANTVEQDDPVARMCEEIGADSLAFVSSEAMVAASGQPKSELCSACFDGVYPLGLPNDNPNSALVRSMQVEQGMSPSVCGSADELDQFVQ from the coding sequence CTGAGCCAAAGCAACGGATCTAGTGCCCCGGCGCGCAGCACCGCATGCGGGCCCTACGACACACAAGGGGAGACTGAACCCCGCGAAGAGTGTGGAGTCTTCGGAGTCTGGGCCCCAGGGGAGGATGTCTCGAAGCTCTCTTACTACGGGCTTTATGCGCTGCAGCACCGCGGTCAAGAAGCTGCTGGAATTGCTGTGGGCAATGGGGATCAAATCGTCGTATTCAAAGACTTGGGATTGGTAAGCCAGGTTTTCGATGAACAATCCCTGGAGTCGCTGAAGGGGCACATTGCCTTAGGCCATACGCGATATTCCACTGCGGGTGGGGCTAGTTGGGAAAATGCTCAGCCGATGTTCCGTATGGCCCCCAATGGTACGGACATTGCGTTGGGGCATAACGGAAATTTGGTTAACCACCAGGAACTTACTCTGGAGGCAGCTCGTTTAGGGCTGGTTGATCCCAAAACGCACCCATCTGACTCGGATGTAATGTGTGCACTTCTGGCCTCTGCGGTACGAGATGATCACGGTGTCGAGGATGCAGCAGTAGAACTGTTTACCCGAGTTCGTGGTGCGTTTTGTACCTTATTCACCGATGGTTCGGCGCTCTATGCGGTGCGAGATCCACACGGGGTGCGCCCGCTATCTATTGGCAGGCTCCCCAATGGGGGCTGGGTGATCGCCAGCGAAACGGCAGCTCTAGACATCGTGGGTGCAGAGTTTCAGCGCGATGTAGAGCCGGGAGAGCTGATCGTGGTGGACGAGGAAGGTATTCGTTCGCGCTCGATCTCACAGGCACAGCCCAAGGGGTGTGTGTTCGAATACGTTTACCTCGCACGTCCTGACTCTGTCATTCGTGGACAGGTGGTCAACGCAACCCGCGTGGGGATCGGGCGTTCGCTGGCGAAAGAAGCTCCAGCCGAGGGTGACCTTGTGATTCCAGTTCCGGATTCCGGTACTCCGGCGGCCGTGGGATATGCCCAGGAATCAGGCATTCCATTCGGACAGGGCCTCATGAAGAATGCATACGTCGGACGCACCTTCATTCAACCCTCTCAATCCATCCGCCAGCTCGGCATCCGCTTGAAGCTGAACCCCTTGCGCTCTGTCATTGAGGGCAAAAAGTTGATCGTGGTTGATGACTCTATCGTTCGCGGGAACACCCAGCGTGCATTGATCAAGATGCTGCGCGACGCGGGTGCAGCCGAAGTACACGTGCGCATTGCTTCACCGCCGGTGAAATGGCCGTGTTTCTACGGAATCGACTTCGCATCCCCCCAAGAGCTCATTGCTAATACGGTGGAACAAGACGATCCCGTCGCCAGAATGTGTGAGGAAATCGGAGCCGATTCTCTGGCGTTTGTTTCCAGCGAAGCCATGGTTGCAGCATCTGGTCAGCCCAAGAGTGAGCTGTGCTCTGCTTGCTTTGATGGCGTTTACCCACTGGGGCTGCCAAATGACAACCCAAATTCTGCCCTCGTGCGGAGCATGCAGGTGGAACAAGGAATGTCTCCTTCTGTGTGTGGCTCCGCCGACGAGTTGGATCAGTTCGTGCAATAG
- a CDS encoding sterol carrier family protein translates to MKRTLTGPELSTAAREAVAEVLDWVRNPAAAPKPGRNQQAAAVRLSTALLADLAPGNSVEVRVPPFAAVQCVSGPEHRRGTPPNVVQCSPLEWLRLVVGEVAFSSSDADFSGTRAGDIARYLPLLRFPTTSSR, encoded by the coding sequence ATGAAGCGAACTTTAACTGGGCCCGAGTTGTCAACTGCCGCACGCGAGGCCGTCGCCGAAGTCCTCGACTGGGTGCGCAATCCCGCCGCAGCTCCTAAGCCCGGGAGAAACCAGCAGGCAGCGGCAGTGCGATTGTCGACGGCCCTGCTCGCAGACCTCGCCCCCGGAAACAGTGTGGAGGTCCGGGTGCCGCCATTTGCGGCAGTGCAGTGTGTCTCGGGGCCAGAACATCGCCGTGGCACCCCACCCAATGTGGTGCAGTGTTCGCCGTTGGAATGGTTGCGTTTGGTGGTTGGTGAGGTTGCTTTTTCTTCTTCCGACGCCGACTTCTCCGGGACTCGCGCCGGTGACATAGCTAGGTACCTGCCGTTGCTGCGTTTTCCGACTACGTCATCCCGCTAA
- a CDS encoding acyl-CoA thioesterase, which translates to MAEHETTSSTTDATGRPPEVTLRFLAAPTDVLMAGAMGVHGGRVLEWIDKAAYACAVGWAQSYCVTAYVGHIHFNRPIPSGHMVEVRSRIAYTGRSSMHIVNEVFSADPREGIFTRACDCLVIFVAMDENRKAKPVPSYVPQTDEEKRVAEAALSRVQLRKAIEEEMLRQTYTDDSTAPQLTNRFLAKPTDVNWGGNVHGGTAMEWIDEAATACTMQWSGERTVAVYAGGIRFYRPVHIGDLVEVDARLVRTDSRSMSVIVHLRAGDPREGKDNLPVAIHASFTYIAMDIDGNPLAARQFVPVTNEDKRLEQHSLRLRELRSEFVPKPLVKPLRDDYRITQ; encoded by the coding sequence ATGGCCGAGCACGAAACGACCTCCAGCACCACCGACGCCACGGGTCGCCCGCCAGAGGTGACACTGCGGTTCCTAGCCGCACCCACCGACGTGCTGATGGCGGGCGCCATGGGCGTACACGGTGGTCGCGTTTTGGAATGGATCGATAAGGCCGCTTATGCGTGTGCTGTGGGATGGGCGCAATCCTACTGCGTGACCGCCTATGTCGGGCATATCCACTTCAACCGCCCGATTCCATCGGGGCACATGGTGGAGGTGCGCAGCCGTATTGCTTACACGGGCCGTTCTTCGATGCACATTGTGAACGAAGTATTTTCCGCCGATCCTCGAGAAGGCATTTTCACCCGCGCATGTGACTGCTTGGTGATCTTTGTCGCCATGGATGAAAACCGAAAAGCCAAGCCGGTGCCCAGCTACGTCCCCCAAACGGATGAAGAAAAGCGGGTTGCCGAGGCTGCCCTGTCCCGCGTGCAGCTACGCAAGGCTATCGAAGAGGAGATGCTCCGCCAGACCTACACCGATGATTCCACGGCGCCACAACTGACGAACCGCTTCCTAGCGAAGCCGACTGACGTTAACTGGGGTGGAAACGTCCACGGTGGCACTGCGATGGAATGGATCGACGAAGCCGCCACCGCCTGCACCATGCAGTGGTCAGGCGAACGCACCGTCGCCGTCTATGCCGGTGGTATCCGTTTCTACCGCCCAGTGCATATCGGCGATCTGGTGGAGGTAGACGCGCGGTTGGTTCGCACCGATTCCCGCTCGATGTCCGTTATCGTGCACCTGCGCGCCGGTGATCCCCGGGAGGGCAAGGACAATCTGCCTGTTGCCATCCACGCTTCGTTTACCTATATCGCGATGGACATTGACGGCAATCCGCTGGCGGCCCGCCAGTTCGTTCCGGTCACGAATGAAGATAAGCGGCTTGAGCAGCACTCCCTGCGCCTACGTGAGCTGCGCAGCGAGTTTGTGCCCAAGCCGCTGGTGAAGCCGCTTCGCGACGATTACCGGATTACTCAATAA
- the purL gene encoding phosphoribosylformylglycinamidine synthase subunit PurL, producing the protein MTENKVHNDTVAEAQANPDLQQPYAELGLKDDEYARIKEILGRRPTDAELAMYSIMWSEHCSYKSSKVHLRYFGETTTDEMKSKMLAGIGENAGVIDIGDGHAVTFKVESHNHPSYVEPYQGAATGVGGIIRDIMAMGARPVAVMDQLRFGPADAPDTQRVLPGVVAGVGGYGNSLGLPNLGGETVFDESYAGNPLVNALGVGTLRVDDLKLAFASGTGNRVILFGSRTGLDGIGGVSVLASDTFEEGAERKLPAVQVGDPFAEKVLIECCLDLYEAGVVVGIQDLGGAGLSCATSELASAGDGGMHVNLDNVHLRAEGMTAAEILSSESQERMMAVVKPENVDEFMEICRRWDVLASDIGYVTEHDNRLTIEHQGEIVVDAPPHSMAEEGPVYERPYERPADQDELNAEPNLQRPRTAMELRQLVLDLASSPALCSREFITEQYDRYVRGNTVLAKDADAGVLRIDEETNRGIAVATDASGRYTRLDPRTGAQLALAEAHRNVAATGATPVAVSNCLNFGSPEDPGVMWQFREAVRGLADGCAELTTPVTGGNVSFYNQTGNTPILPTPVVAVLGTIEDASTRIPQQVTARVAEQKGTDFDLILVGKKTQDELGGSIWQQVAHDNALAGMPPKVNLADEQKLAELMSSLRGKVVAASDLSEGGLSQALVELAVQSDFGVIADPTAFLASPAAGSEADAETIAEDMFVGLFSETASRILLVVERDKCEVVLQAAEQLGLAAAHIGSTGTKDAAGQAQIVFAKGAASNQEKPAELAHALVYNLDEVRSAWEATLPALFSHATGNNSVIE; encoded by the coding sequence ATGACTGAGAATAAAGTTCACAACGATACTGTCGCCGAGGCGCAGGCCAACCCCGATCTGCAGCAACCCTACGCAGAGTTGGGCCTGAAGGACGACGAGTACGCGCGTATCAAGGAAATCCTTGGTCGCCGGCCAACCGACGCCGAGCTGGCGATGTACTCCATCATGTGGTCGGAGCACTGCTCCTACAAGTCCTCCAAGGTGCACCTGCGCTACTTTGGTGAAACCACCACGGATGAAATGAAGTCCAAGATGCTTGCAGGCATCGGTGAGAACGCTGGTGTGATCGACATCGGCGACGGCCACGCCGTCACGTTCAAGGTCGAGAGCCACAATCACCCTTCCTATGTGGAGCCTTATCAAGGTGCGGCCACCGGTGTGGGCGGCATCATCCGCGACATCATGGCTATGGGTGCACGTCCTGTGGCAGTAATGGATCAGCTGCGCTTCGGTCCTGCTGATGCCCCCGATACCCAGCGTGTTCTCCCTGGTGTGGTCGCTGGTGTGGGCGGATACGGCAACTCGCTCGGTCTGCCGAACCTCGGTGGTGAGACTGTCTTCGATGAATCGTACGCAGGCAACCCCTTGGTTAACGCTTTGGGTGTAGGAACCTTGCGGGTGGATGATCTCAAACTGGCCTTCGCATCCGGTACAGGCAACCGCGTGATCCTCTTCGGTTCCCGCACGGGCCTGGATGGAATCGGTGGCGTATCCGTTTTGGCGTCAGACACCTTCGAAGAAGGAGCCGAGCGTAAGCTACCAGCAGTTCAGGTGGGCGACCCCTTTGCAGAGAAGGTGCTCATTGAGTGCTGCTTGGACTTGTACGAAGCCGGCGTTGTGGTGGGTATTCAGGACCTCGGCGGTGCTGGGCTGTCGTGTGCGACCTCGGAGCTGGCGTCTGCTGGCGACGGCGGTATGCACGTCAACCTAGATAACGTGCACTTGCGTGCGGAGGGCATGACCGCTGCGGAGATCCTGAGCTCCGAATCGCAAGAGCGCATGATGGCCGTCGTGAAGCCGGAGAATGTCGATGAGTTCATGGAGATTTGTCGACGCTGGGATGTGCTGGCTTCGGACATCGGCTATGTCACCGAGCACGATAATCGCCTGACCATCGAGCACCAAGGTGAGATCGTCGTCGATGCTCCGCCACACTCCATGGCAGAGGAAGGGCCAGTTTACGAGCGCCCCTACGAGCGCCCAGCGGACCAAGATGAGCTCAACGCGGAGCCCAATCTGCAGCGCCCCCGCACCGCTATGGAGCTGCGCCAATTGGTCCTAGACCTGGCTAGTTCTCCAGCGCTGTGCTCCCGCGAGTTCATCACCGAGCAATACGATCGATACGTCCGTGGCAATACTGTGTTGGCCAAGGACGCCGATGCAGGCGTGTTGCGCATCGACGAGGAAACCAATCGCGGTATTGCCGTAGCCACGGATGCCTCCGGTCGCTACACCAGGCTCGACCCCCGCACGGGTGCGCAACTGGCGTTGGCTGAGGCGCACCGCAATGTCGCCGCTACTGGTGCCACTCCCGTGGCAGTCTCCAACTGCCTGAACTTCGGTTCCCCAGAGGACCCAGGCGTGATGTGGCAGTTCCGAGAGGCTGTCCGTGGACTTGCCGACGGCTGTGCTGAGCTGACCACTCCGGTTACCGGTGGCAACGTCTCCTTCTACAACCAGACGGGCAACACACCTATCCTGCCGACTCCTGTTGTGGCGGTGCTGGGAACTATTGAGGACGCCTCCACGCGCATCCCGCAGCAGGTCACCGCGCGGGTCGCCGAGCAGAAGGGGACGGATTTCGATCTTATCCTCGTCGGCAAGAAGACCCAGGACGAACTGGGTGGCTCGATCTGGCAGCAGGTAGCGCACGATAACGCGCTGGCAGGCATGCCACCGAAGGTCAATTTGGCGGATGAGCAGAAGCTTGCCGAGCTCATGAGCTCCCTGCGTGGCAAGGTTGTCGCTGCCTCGGATCTGTCTGAGGGTGGTCTCTCCCAGGCTCTGGTGGAACTGGCGGTTCAATCTGATTTCGGCGTAATCGCCGATCCCACCGCATTCTTGGCATCACCAGCTGCAGGCTCGGAAGCAGATGCCGAGACTATCGCGGAGGATATGTTCGTTGGATTGTTCTCCGAGACGGCATCCCGCATTCTCTTGGTCGTGGAACGCGACAAGTGTGAAGTCGTGCTGCAGGCGGCTGAGCAGCTCGGTCTGGCAGCGGCGCACATCGGCAGCACCGGTACCAAGGATGCTGCCGGCCAGGCACAGATCGTCTTCGCCAAGGGCGCGGCGTCAAACCAAGAAAAACCAGCAGAGCTAGCCCACGCGCTCGTCTACAATCTCGACGAGGTTCGCAGCGCATGGGAGGCTACCTTGCCGGCGCTCTTTAGCCACGCGACAGGAAATAACTCCGTTATTGAGTAA